The genomic window CTCGGCGCGGCGGGTCCCTCCGGGGCCCGCCGCGCGTCGTCGTACGGCCTGTCGTACGGCCCGCCGTACGGCCGTTGGACGGACCCTGAACCGTCCTTGGACGGTGGTTGGACAACTGGTCCAACCACGGACGGGTGATCCTTCCGCCAAGGCGGAAAACCAGCCCTCCCACACCACTACAGTGGTCAACACATACGCGTCAGGTCAGGCCCACAGCGTCGTGCGTCTTCCACGCGGCTAGCCCCTCCACCGCATGCGGCCGTCGGGACGGCCGTCCGCATTGGACCAGTGAGGACTCACGTGAGCACTGCGACCCGTAAACCCGTTGTACTCATTGCCGAAGAGCTGTCGCCCGCGACGGTGGACGCGCTCGGTCCGGACTTCGAGATCCGGCACTGCGACGGCGCGGACCGCGCCCAGCTGATCCCCGCCATCGCGGACGTGGACGCGATCCTCGTCCGCTCCGCCACCAAGGTGGACGCCGAGGCGGTGGCGGCCGCGAGCCGGCTGAAGGTCGTCGCCCGCGCGGGTGTCGGTCTGGACAACGTGGACGTCGCCGCCGCCACCAAGGCGGGCGTGATGGTCGTCAACGCCCCGACGTCCAACATCGTGACCGCGGCCGAGCTCGCGTGCGGCCTCCTGGTCGCCACCGCGCGGAACATCCCGCAGGCCAACGCCGCGCTGAAGGTCGGCGAGTGGAAGCGCTCGAAGTACACGGGCGTGGAGCTCAGCGAGAAGACCCTCGGCGTCGTCGGCCTCGGTCGGATCGGCGTCCTGGTCGCCCAGCGCATGTCCGCGTTCGGCATGAAGATCGTCGCCTACGACCCGTACGTACAGCCCGCGCGCGCCGCGCAGATGGGCGTCAAGCTGCTCACGCTGGACGAGCTCCTCGCGGTCTCGGACTTCATCACCGTCCACCTCCCCAAGACCCCCGAGACGCTCGGCCTGATCGGCGACGAGGCGCTGCACAAGGTCAAGCCGTCCGTCCGCATCGTCAACGCGGCGCGTGGCGGCATCGTCGACGAGGAGGCGCTGGCCTCCGCCCTCAAGGAGGGCCGGGTCGCGGGCGCGGGCCTCGACGTGTACGCCAAGGAGCCGTGCACCGACTCCCCGCTCTTCCAGTTCGACCAGGTCGTCTGCACCCCGCACCTCGGCGCGTCCACGGACGAGGCGCAGGAGAAGGCCGGTATCGCGGTCGCCAAGTCGGTGCGCCTCGCGCTCGCCGGTGAGCTGGTGCCGGACGCGGTCAACGTCCAGGGCGGGGTCATCGCCGAGGACGTCCGCCCGGGCCTGCCGCTCGCCGAGAAGCTGGGCCGGATCTTCACCGCGCTGGCGGGCGAGGTCGCGGTCCGGCTCGATGTCGAGGTCTACGGCGAGATCACCCAGCACGATGTGAAGGTGCTCGAACTCTCCGCGCTGAAGGGCGTGTTCGAGGACGTGGTCGACGAGACCGTGTCGTACGTCAACGCGCCGCTGTTCGCGCAGGAGCGGGGCGTCGAGGTCCGCCTCACCACCAGCTCCGAGTCCCCGGACCACCGCAATGTGGTGACCGTGCGCGGCACCCTCGCGAACGGCGAGGAGGTCGCCGTCTCCGGCACGCTGGCCGGTCCCAAGCACCTCCAGAAGATCGTCGCCGTCGGTGACTACGACGTGGACCTGGCGCTCGCCGACCACATGGTCGTGCTGCGCTACGAGGACCGTCCGGGCGTCGTCGGCACGGTCGGCCGGATCCTCGGCGAGGCCGGGCTCAACATCGCCGGCATGCAGGTCTCGCGCCAGGAGGAGGGCGGCGAGGCGGTGGTCGTGCTCACCGTCGACGACACCGTTCCGCAGTCCGTGCTGAGCGAGATCGCCGAGGAGATCGGCGCGACGTCGGCCCGCACGGTGAACCTGACCGACTGATTCCGGGCGGCGCCCGCCCGTTCGGCGCGCCCCCGCTCCTGGACACCGTCGCGTACGGGTGTCCAGGGGCGGGGGCGCCGCGCTGTCCGGGCGCCTGATCCGTGATCCATCGGACACCCCTGGAGCCGGACACCCCCTAGAGCCGGGCGGCCTTGAGGGCCATGTGCAGCAGCAGCCGGTCCTCGCCTTTGTCCAGATCGAGTCCGGTCAGCTGTTCGACGCGCGAGAGCCGGTAGTAGAGCGTCTGGCGGTGGATGCCGAGGGCCGACGCCGCACGGCCGGCCTGGCCGGCGCAGTCGAGGAACACCTCGGCCGTGCGGGCGAGTTCGGAGTGCGCCGGGGTCAGCAGGGGCCCGGCCGCAGGGTCGGGGGACGGGGCCGGCGGCAGCGCGGTGAGCAGGCGGTACGGGCCGATGGAGGACCAGTCGGCGACCGGGCCGAGCCGCGGCTGGGCGAGGACGGCGCGGGCGGCGGAGGCGGCCTCGCGCCAGGAGGTGCTGAGCAGGCCCAGGCCGCGGCGGGGGAGGGCGATCCCCGCGACGGAAACCTGGCCGGAGGCGGCGCCCAAGCGGGTCGCGGCGGCGACGGCGGGCGTGAGGGCGTCGGCGGCCCGCAGCCGGACCAGTACGCCAAGGGCCTGGCCCGCTGCGGCGGGGGAGCCGTCCACGGGGGCGGCCCTGCCCGCCGGGCCCGGCCAGGGCATGGTGCACAGCGCCGATGCCCCCGGCACCGTACGTGCCGAGGGTGCGTCGCCCGACGGCCACGGTGCCAGGCAGACCACGGCGTGGAGGCCCTCGCCGGCCGGTCCCAGCGCCGAGCGGAGGGCGGTGACCGCCATGTCGTACCGGGGGCCCCGCTCGGCCGTGAGCACCGTGCGGAACTCCCGCGAGAGATCGGACCCCGCCCGTTCCTCGTCCGCGAGCAGTCCGCCGATCCGCTCGGTCACCTCCATGGCGGCGGCCAGTTGGGCGTGGGTGGGGCCGGGGTCGGCATCGAGGAGCCAGACGTAGCCGAGGGCGATCCCGCGGTGGCGGACCGGCAGACAGATCCGGTCGCGGAAGACCCCGGCCTCCGGGGCCGCCGGGATCCTTACGGGGCCCGTCGCGCGGGCGATACCGAAGCCCTCGAACCAGGCGCGCACCGCCGGGGTGGACTTCCTGGTCAGGATCGAGCGCGTACGGACCGGGTCCATCGCCGTGTCGTCGTCGCTGTCGTGCGCACCGAAGGCGATCAGTCCGAAGTCCCGGTTCTCCAGGGTCGCGGGGGCGTCCAGCAGCCCGGAGATCTCGTCCACCAGTTCCTGGTAATCGCCCTTCACCCGGACATTCTCGCACCGTTCCGGCGCCCTTTCAGACATATGTCTGAAGAGCTGGGCCCGGATGCGTGACAGCTGTCGATGGCCCAGCATCGGAGCGATATTTAGGTTTCACGGTGGTTCTCCGTGCCGTACCTGACCCGTTGCGCTGTGTTCCGCTTCGACCCGGTCCGGCCCCGTCTGTCCTTCCGTAGGAGGTGCCCCGTGCTGGGTCCCGTGATCCTCGCCGCGTCGCGCAGCGACAAGATGCGTCGTCTTGTTTCCGCGGCCCCGGTGACCAAGCCGGTCGTCAACCGGTTCATCCCCGGTGAGACGGTCGACCAGGTCGTCCCGATCGTCACGGACCTCACCGGCAGCGGGCTCGAGGTCACCCTGGACGTCGTCGGCGAGGACATCACCACCCCGGAGCAGGCCACCGCGGCGCGCGACGCCTACCTGGAGCTGATCGAGCGGCTGAAGCCGCTCGGCCTCGGCACGAAGGCCGAGATGTCGGTCAAGCTCTCGATGTTCGGCCAGGCGCT from Streptomyces sp. FIT100 includes these protein-coding regions:
- the serA gene encoding phosphoglycerate dehydrogenase codes for the protein MSTATRKPVVLIAEELSPATVDALGPDFEIRHCDGADRAQLIPAIADVDAILVRSATKVDAEAVAAASRLKVVARAGVGLDNVDVAAATKAGVMVVNAPTSNIVTAAELACGLLVATARNIPQANAALKVGEWKRSKYTGVELSEKTLGVVGLGRIGVLVAQRMSAFGMKIVAYDPYVQPARAAQMGVKLLTLDELLAVSDFITVHLPKTPETLGLIGDEALHKVKPSVRIVNAARGGIVDEEALASALKEGRVAGAGLDVYAKEPCTDSPLFQFDQVVCTPHLGASTDEAQEKAGIAVAKSVRLALAGELVPDAVNVQGGVIAEDVRPGLPLAEKLGRIFTALAGEVAVRLDVEVYGEITQHDVKVLELSALKGVFEDVVDETVSYVNAPLFAQERGVEVRLTTSSESPDHRNVVTVRGTLANGEEVAVSGTLAGPKHLQKIVAVGDYDVDLALADHMVVLRYEDRPGVVGTVGRILGEAGLNIAGMQVSRQEEGGEAVVVLTVDDTVPQSVLSEIAEEIGATSARTVNLTD
- a CDS encoding CdaR family transcriptional regulator; protein product: MKGDYQELVDEISGLLDAPATLENRDFGLIAFGAHDSDDDTAMDPVRTRSILTRKSTPAVRAWFEGFGIARATGPVRIPAAPEAGVFRDRICLPVRHRGIALGYVWLLDADPGPTHAQLAAAMEVTERIGGLLADEERAGSDLSREFRTVLTAERGPRYDMAVTALRSALGPAGEGLHAVVCLAPWPSGDAPSARTVPGASALCTMPWPGPAGRAAPVDGSPAAAGQALGVLVRLRAADALTPAVAAATRLGAASGQVSVAGIALPRRGLGLLSTSWREAASAARAVLAQPRLGPVADWSSIGPYRLLTALPPAPSPDPAAGPLLTPAHSELARTAEVFLDCAGQAGRAASALGIHRQTLYYRLSRVEQLTGLDLDKGEDRLLLHMALKAARL